DNA sequence from the Gordonia polyisoprenivorans genome:
CCGGGACGTCGGACATGTCCCGGGCGAGGCGCTCGATCACCGGTTGCGCGCAGCGGGCCAATCGGGAATCGAAGTCGATGTCGGAGGAGAACGCCACGGTGTAGCGATCGGCGTCGACGCCGGCATCGTGGCTGCGCTCCCAGGATGCCGCGACCACGTCGTCGACACCCGCGGCACCTGCGGGCCCGTACTCGAGAAAATCTGCCCGGGCGGCTGCGATGCGGAGCTGCCGCTCACGGATATCGGTCATCGTCGCGCGTCCTCCTCTCGTTGATCCCCCTCTATTGTGACCTGCCGCACAAAGCCGATTATGCAACGCCCTCAACTGCGACGACACCGTCCGGTGGGTCAGGAATGGTGTCCCAATTTGGGACACCCGGGAGTGCCCGGACACTCTCGACACTGGCCTTCGAACGTGAGCACCATCACAATCAGGAGGAACAATGGCAACAACCACACTCGACGCGGCCGTGATCGGCACGGGAGTCGCCGGCCTGTACGAGCTGCACATGCTGCGCGAGCAGGGACTCGAGGTGCGGGCCTATGACAAGGCGTCCGGCGTCGGGGGCACGTGGTACTGGAACCGCTATCCGGGCGCCCGCTTCGATTCGGAGGCCTACATCTACCAGTATCTGTTCGACGAGGACCTCTACAACGGGTGGAGCTGGAGCCAGCGTTTCCCCGGGCAGGAGGAGATCGAACGGTGGCTCAACTACGTCGCCGACTCGCTCGACCTGCGCCGTGACATCTCGCTCGAAACCGAGATCACCAGCGCCGTCTTCGACGAGGACCGCAACCGGTGGACTCTGACCACAGCCGACGGCGACACCATCGACGCGCAGTTCCTCATCACCTGCTGCGGGATGCTCTCGGCGCCGATGAAGGATCTGTTCCCCGGACAGTCCGACTTCGGTGGTCAGCTCGTGCACACCGCGCGTTGGCCCAAGGAGGGCATCGACTTCGCGGGCAAGCGCGTCGGCGTGATCGGCAACGGCGCGACCGGAATCCAGGTCATCCAGTCCATTGCCGCCGACGTCGACGAGCTGAAGGTGTTCATCCGCACCCCGCAGTACGCGCTGCCGATGAAGAATCCGTCCTACGGCCCCGACGAGGTCGCCTGGTACAAGTCGCGATTCGGTGAACTGAAGGACACCCTGCCGCACACGTTCACCGGATTCGAGTACGACTTCACCGACGCCTGGGAGGATCTCACCCCCGAGCAGCGTCGGGCGCGGCTCGAGGACGACTACGAGAACGGTTCGCTGAAGCTCTGGCTCGCCTCGTTCGCCGAGATCTTCTCCGACGAACAGGTCAGCGAAGAGGTCTCGGAGTTCGTCCGGGAGAAGATGCGCGCCCGTCTCGTCGACCCGGAGCTGTGCGACCTGCTGATCCCGAGCGACTACGGCTTCGGCACGCACCGGGTGCCGCTGGAGACCAACTATCTCGAGGTCTACCACCGCGACAACGTGACCGCGGTTCCGGTGCGCGACAACCCCATCACCCGCATCCGGGAGAACGGCATCGAGCTCGCCGACGGCACCGTGCACGAGCTCGACGTCATCATCATGGCGACCGGATTCGACGCCGGCACCGGTGCGCTCACCCGCATCGACATCCGTGGTCGCGACGGCCGCAGCCTCGCCGACGACTGGAGTCGCGACATCCGCACGACGATGGGCCTGATGGTGCACGGCTACCCGAACATGCTGACCACCGCGGTCCCGTTGGCGCCGTCGGCGGCGCTGTGCAACATGACGACCTGCCTGCAACAGCAGACCGAGTGGATCAGCGAGGCCATCCGGCACATGCGCGCCACCGGCAAGACGGTCATCGAGCCGACTGCCGAGGGTGAGGAAGCCTGGGTCGCCCACCACGACGAACTCGCCGACGCGAACCTCATCTCCAAGACCAACTCCTGGTACGTCGGGTCGAATGTGCCCGGCAAGCCACGTCGGGTCCTGTCCTACGTCGGCGGCGTCGGCGCCTACCGGGACGCGACGCTCGAGGCCGCTGCGGCCGGCTACAAGGGTTTCGCACTGTCCTGACGGACAGTGTGATCCAGATCATATCCGTGAAAGGATAAAGCTATGACCAGCACATTCTCTTCACTCGATGTCTCCGCGTTCACCAGTGCCGCCGATCGGATTCTGGCCGAGGCCGTCACCGGGGACGCCCGCGTGCCCGGCGTGGTGGCGATGGTGACCGATCGTGACCGCACCGTGTATTCCGGAGCTGCGGGCCAACGCAGCCTGGGCGGGTCGGCTCCGATGACCACCGACGACGTGTTCGCGATCTTCTCCACCACCAAGGCGATCACCGCGACCGCGGCGCTGCAGCTGGTGGAAGAGGGCCTGCTCGACCTCGACGCGCCGGCGAGCACCTATGCGCCCGCCATCGGCACCCTGCAGGTGATCGAAGGCTTCGACGACGCCGGCGAACCGATCCTGCGGGCACCGAAGTCGGTGCCGACCACCCGCCAATTGCTCACGCACACCGGAGGATTCGGCTACGACTTCTTCGACGAGATCTATAGCCGGCTCGCCGAGGAGAAGGGGCAGCCCAGCGTCACCACGGCCAGTCGGGCGGCGCTGATGACACCGCTGCTCTTCGATCCGGGCGAGCGGTGGCAGTACGGAACCAACATCGACTGGGTCGGTCAGGTGGTCGAGGGGTTGCGCGGAAAGCGGCTCGGTGAGGTGTTCGACGAACGCATCTTCGCCCCGCTCGGCATCGAGAACATGAGTTTCATTCTGCGCGAGGACTTCCGGTCGCATCTGACCGAGATCCACGCGCGCAACGCCGACGGCTCGCTGACCCCGATGGGTCTCGAACTACCGTCGCCGCCGGAGGTGGACTTCGGTGGACACGGCCTGTACGGGACCGTCGGTGACTACATGAAGTTCATCCGGATGTGGCTCAACGGCGGTGTGGGCGAGGGTGGTCGGGTCCTCAAGGCCGAGACCGTGGAGATGGCGCTGCGCAATCATCTCGGTGATCTGCCGGTCACCATGCTGCCGGGCGTCATCCCGTCGCTGTCCAACGACGCGGAATTCTTCCCGGGACAGTCGAAGTCGTGGTCGTTGCCGTTCATGATCAACAACGAGACGGCGCCGACCGGCCGCCCGGCAGGTGCCCAGGGATGGGCGGGGCTGGCCAATCTCTTCTACTGGATCGACCGGCAGAACGGATACGGCGGGTACTGGGCCACCCAGATCCTGCCGTTCGGCGACCCGACCTCGTTCACCAAGTACATGGAGTTCGAGACGGCCTTCTACGACGCCCTGAAGAGCTAGCCCCTGCACGGGCCGGCCCCGGGGGCCGGACGTCCGAGGAGTAGCGGTGCGGGATCATCCGCACCTCGGCCCGCCATGCCGCCCCCCGGCATGGCGGGCTGATCACTCTTGCCCGCATCCGGGTACTGCCACACCTTCTTCGCTTTCCGAAACCACTTCTCTTTTCCCGAAACCAAAGGATGAGCCACATGTCCGCCTTGATGAAGACCTTCACGATGCTCGAGATCGGTAAGACCGCGATCGTCGAGAAGCCCATACCCACACCGGGCCCCAACGAAGCCCTGGTGAAGACCACCGCCGCACTGATCTGCACCTCGGATGTGCACACCGTCAAGGGTGCGCTGCCCGTCGAGAACGGGCGCACCCTCGGACATGAGTCGGTGGGTGTGATCGCCGCACTCGGCTCCGCGGTCACCGGTTTCACCGAGGGCCAGCGCGTCGCGGTGAACGCGGTGACGCCGTGCTTCGAATGTTCCTACTGTCAGCGGGGTTTCACCAGCCAATGCGGTGGGCTCCTCGGCGGCTACAAGTACACCGCGCAGGTCGACGGCAACATGGCCGAGTACTTCCTGGTGCCGGCGGCGCAGGGGAATCTCGCCCCGATCCCGGACGAGTTGAGCGACGACGCCGCGGTGTACGCCTGCGACATGCTCAGCACCGGACTGATGGGGGCCGAGCATGCGCAGATCGAGATCGGGGACACCGTGGCGATCTTCGCGCAGGGTGCGGTCGGATTGTGTGCCACCATCGGGGCGAAACTGCGGGGTGCGGGGCGGATCATCGCCGTCGAGTCACGTCCCGAACGCATTGCTCTGGCAAAGCGTTTCGGTGCCGACGACATCGTCGACTTCACCGACGGTGATCCCGTCGCGCAGATCATGGACCTCACCGGTGGCGTCGGCGTGGATGCCTCGATCGAGGCGCTCGGCTTCCCGCAGACCTTCGAGGCCGCGTTGGCCTGCCTCAAGGCCGGTGGCACGTTGTCGAACATCGGGTATCACGGCGAGAATCCGGCGCCGCTGCCTCTGGCTCTGACGGCGTGGGGACTGGGCATGGGCGACAAGACCATTCGGACCGGACTGTGTACCGGTGGCAGTGACCGGATGTCGCGGCTGTTCACCCTGATGACGACCGGCAAGGTCGACCCGACGGTGATGACCACTCATCGCTTCGGCTTCGACGACGTCGAGGACGCGTTCGTCATGATGGCCGAGAAGCGCGACAACATCGTCAAACCGTTGATCACCTTCTGACCGGGCATCCGGGTACGGGAGAAGCCGGGGCGCGGTCGTTGTCACCCCACCGCGGTCAGCCAGAATGGGAACGTGACGAGCGACCCCGACGGCTGGCAACGACTGCGCACCGTCATCGACGGACCGCTGCCGGAGATCGCGGCCCGGTTCTCCCGGTTCCTGACGTCGCAGTGTCCGCACGACGCGCTGGTCATCTTCACCCGCGAGTGCACCGGGCGTCCCCGCAAGGTGGCCGGCGACCCGGCGATCGTCGATCGGGTCACCATCGCCGAACTCGATGCGATCAAGGACGAGACGGTCGTCGGTGAGGTGATCGAGCGCGACGCGGTGGTCGGGGGCGCGTCGCGTCGGGTGCGGGTGGTGCGCGACGAGACCGACACGCTGCTCGTCCTGGTGCCCAAGCGGGCGTTGTCGGGGTCGCCGAAGCTGTTGCGCGCCTGGTTTGCGATCGTCGCGGTCTCGATCCGCCAGCAGGTCGCCCAGGCCAGCCCGGATTATCTCGCCGAGTCGCGGGCGGCGTCGAGTGAGCGGGCGCGCACCATCACCCAGCTGACCGAGACCCACGAGGACACCCTCGCGGCGATCCTGACCACGCTGCGTGCCCGCGACCTCGACGATCGGACAGCCCGCACTCGCGCCGCCGACGCCGCGTCGTCGGCGCTGATCGCATTGCGCACGGTCGGCGATGCCGACCACAAGCTGGCGACCGAGGCGTTGGCCACCGCATTCTCCCGGTTGCAGGCCGAACTCGAACCGGTCCTGCGGCACGTCGACGCCGAGGTCGACTTCGGTGGACCGACCGCCGCCGGCCGGTCGTTGCCCGGGGAGATCGCGCACGCCGCGCGGGCGATCGTTCGTGCCGTTGCGGTGGCGGTCGTCGCCCAGGCGCACCTCGTGCGGGTGCGGATCTCCTGGGATGCGCAAGGTGACGATCTCGTCGTCGACGTCCGTGACCAGGGCAGCGGCGAACTCGATGGGGACGCGTTGCGGCGCCAGCTGGCCGGACGGCTGCAGGCGCTCGACGGTCGCCTCGAGGTCGAGACGATCCCCGGCTGGGGCAGTCGGGTGTCGGCGCACATCCCGCTGCAGACTCCCGACGCGCGGCCCTCCGAGGATCTGCTGTCGTCGCTCAATCCGCGGGAGGTCGAGGTGCTGGGGCATCTGGCCCTCGGGCGACGCAACAAGTCGATCGCCACTGATCTCGGTGTCAGCGAATCCACGATCAAGTTCCACGTCACCTCGATCCTGCAGAAACTGCAGGTCTCCAACCGCGGGGAAGCCGGTCTGCTCGCGGCCCGGGCGGGTATCACGGCGCAGTGATCATTCTCGACGGGTCGGGGGCGGCTGTACTTTCGTCTAGGTAGAACCATCCATTCGGGCGGATGCATGTGTTCGTCGGCGCCGTGAGACTGGGACGGGACTACTACGACTGCATGGCGCAGTCCAGCGTTGTCCCCAACCAGAGTCGTATCGAGAGGATCGAGAAGCGGATATGTCGGAGCAGACGGTCAAGGGAGTCATCTCGCGGAGCAAGGGTGCTCCGACGGAGCTCGTCGATGTGGTGGTCCCCGATCCCGGGCCCCGCGACGTGATCGTGAAGATCCAGGCATGCGGTGTCTGCCACACCGACCTCGCCTACAAGCAGGGCGGGATCAACGACGAGTACCCCTTCCTGCTCGGGCACGAGGCGGCGGGCATCGTCGAGACCGTCGGGTCCGACGTCAGTCACGTCGAGGTCGGCGACTTCGTCGTCCTCAACTGGCGTGCGGTGTGCGGTGAGTGCCGCGCCTGCAAGCGGGGCCGTCCGTGGTATTGCTTCAACACCTTCAACGCGTCGAAGTCGATGACGCTGACCGACGGCACCGAACTCACCCCTGCCCTGGGCATCGGCGCGTTCATCGAAAAGACGCTGATCCACGAATTGCAGTGCACCAAGGTCAATCCCGAGACCGACCCGGCGGTGGCCGGACTGCTCGGCTGCGGTGTGATGGCGGGTCTGGGTGCGGCCATGAACACCGGCAACGTGGGCCGCGGTGATTCGGTGGCCGTCATCGGCTGCGGTGGTGTCGGTGACGCCGCCATCGCCG
Encoded proteins:
- a CDS encoding flavin-containing monooxygenase, with protein sequence MATTTLDAAVIGTGVAGLYELHMLREQGLEVRAYDKASGVGGTWYWNRYPGARFDSEAYIYQYLFDEDLYNGWSWSQRFPGQEEIERWLNYVADSLDLRRDISLETEITSAVFDEDRNRWTLTTADGDTIDAQFLITCCGMLSAPMKDLFPGQSDFGGQLVHTARWPKEGIDFAGKRVGVIGNGATGIQVIQSIAADVDELKVFIRTPQYALPMKNPSYGPDEVAWYKSRFGELKDTLPHTFTGFEYDFTDAWEDLTPEQRRARLEDDYENGSLKLWLASFAEIFSDEQVSEEVSEFVREKMRARLVDPELCDLLIPSDYGFGTHRVPLETNYLEVYHRDNVTAVPVRDNPITRIRENGIELADGTVHELDVIIMATGFDAGTGALTRIDIRGRDGRSLADDWSRDIRTTMGLMVHGYPNMLTTAVPLAPSAALCNMTTCLQQQTEWISEAIRHMRATGKTVIEPTAEGEEAWVAHHDELADANLISKTNSWYVGSNVPGKPRRVLSYVGGVGAYRDATLEAAAAGYKGFALS
- a CDS encoding serine hydrolase domain-containing protein, whose protein sequence is MTSTFSSLDVSAFTSAADRILAEAVTGDARVPGVVAMVTDRDRTVYSGAAGQRSLGGSAPMTTDDVFAIFSTTKAITATAALQLVEEGLLDLDAPASTYAPAIGTLQVIEGFDDAGEPILRAPKSVPTTRQLLTHTGGFGYDFFDEIYSRLAEEKGQPSVTTASRAALMTPLLFDPGERWQYGTNIDWVGQVVEGLRGKRLGEVFDERIFAPLGIENMSFILREDFRSHLTEIHARNADGSLTPMGLELPSPPEVDFGGHGLYGTVGDYMKFIRMWLNGGVGEGGRVLKAETVEMALRNHLGDLPVTMLPGVIPSLSNDAEFFPGQSKSWSLPFMINNETAPTGRPAGAQGWAGLANLFYWIDRQNGYGGYWATQILPFGDPTSFTKYMEFETAFYDALKS
- a CDS encoding NAD(P)-dependent alcohol dehydrogenase, producing the protein MSALMKTFTMLEIGKTAIVEKPIPTPGPNEALVKTTAALICTSDVHTVKGALPVENGRTLGHESVGVIAALGSAVTGFTEGQRVAVNAVTPCFECSYCQRGFTSQCGGLLGGYKYTAQVDGNMAEYFLVPAAQGNLAPIPDELSDDAAVYACDMLSTGLMGAEHAQIEIGDTVAIFAQGAVGLCATIGAKLRGAGRIIAVESRPERIALAKRFGADDIVDFTDGDPVAQIMDLTGGVGVDASIEALGFPQTFEAALACLKAGGTLSNIGYHGENPAPLPLALTAWGLGMGDKTIRTGLCTGGSDRMSRLFTLMTTGKVDPTVMTTHRFGFDDVEDAFVMMAEKRDNIVKPLITF
- a CDS encoding helix-turn-helix transcriptional regulator, which encodes MTSDPDGWQRLRTVIDGPLPEIAARFSRFLTSQCPHDALVIFTRECTGRPRKVAGDPAIVDRVTIAELDAIKDETVVGEVIERDAVVGGASRRVRVVRDETDTLLVLVPKRALSGSPKLLRAWFAIVAVSIRQQVAQASPDYLAESRAASSERARTITQLTETHEDTLAAILTTLRARDLDDRTARTRAADAASSALIALRTVGDADHKLATEALATAFSRLQAELEPVLRHVDAEVDFGGPTAAGRSLPGEIAHAARAIVRAVAVAVVAQAHLVRVRISWDAQGDDLVVDVRDQGSGELDGDALRRQLAGRLQALDGRLEVETIPGWGSRVSAHIPLQTPDARPSEDLLSSLNPREVEVLGHLALGRRNKSIATDLGVSESTIKFHVTSILQKLQVSNRGEAGLLAARAGITAQ
- a CDS encoding S-(hydroxymethyl)mycothiol dehydrogenase, with translation MSEQTVKGVISRSKGAPTELVDVVVPDPGPRDVIVKIQACGVCHTDLAYKQGGINDEYPFLLGHEAAGIVETVGSDVSHVEVGDFVVLNWRAVCGECRACKRGRPWYCFNTFNASKSMTLTDGTELTPALGIGAFIEKTLIHELQCTKVNPETDPAVAGLLGCGVMAGLGAAMNTGNVGRGDSVAVIGCGGVGDAAIAGARLAGATTIIAIDRDPAKLEWATDLGATHTINGAEVDDVITAVQDLTDGNGVDVIVDAVGRPETYKQAFYARDLAGTVVLVGVPTPEMTLELPLVDFFSRGGALKSSWYGDCLPERDFPMLIDLYEQGRLPLEKFVTERVGLGDVEDAFSAMEAGKVLRSVVEL